The Oecophyllibacter saccharovorans sequence CTGGCACCCTGGTTTGCCATGCTGCGCGCCATTCCCTCACGCCTGGGCGGCCTGCTTGTGGCTGCCGGCTCGCTGACAGTGCTGTTCCTGCTGCCCTGGCTCGGTGGCAGGACGGGTCCCACAGGCAGGCGGGCAGGTCATGCACCTATTGGCTGGACCCTGTTTTTCGCCGCTTTTCTCACCCTGGCGGCGGCCGGAATGCACCCGCCTTCCCCCTGCTGGGTCTGGGTCAGCCGACTGGCCATTCTCATATGGTTCACCGTTCCGTGCGTGCTGCTGCCGCTTGCAGCCCGGCAGGAAAACCGGTCTGCCACCGCTGTTCCCGGGCGCGGACCTGCTGACGTGCGGGGGGGCTGATCCATGCCCTCTTTCATCAGCCCTTCCCGCCCCTTACGGTCTCCAGGACGCAGCTGGCTGCGGGGCCTGCGCTTCATTTGCCTTGCACTCACTCCAGGCCTTGCTGTCCTCTCCGGCGTCAGCGCAGTCCAGGCACAACCCGGTGTGGCTGAGCGGCTTGCGGCAGTCCCTTCAGCTGCCAGGGGCGCCGTGATCTTCCAGCATGTGTGCAGCGCCTGCCACGGCCTCGATCGCCTGCAATACGCAGATCTCCTGCCCCTGCTTGAGCAGGCTGAGCGCGCAGACAGTACCAATGCGCAAAAGGCTCATGAAAATGCCTACAGGGACCTGCTCAGCTGGGCTGCCACGCGTCATGCCACGCTGGCTTCCCCCATCGCCTCGCCCTATCCGGACCCTGCCGCCGCCAAGGCGGCCAATGGAGGCGACATGCCGCCCGATCTTTCAGTCATCGTGCGCACGATCAGGGGCGGCCCGGCCTACGTGCAGGCCATGCTGGAGGGGTATCGCCCCCCACCTCCCGGACTGAAGCTGGGCCCGGCCACCTATTACAATCCGGTCGCCCTCACACATCATCACCGCTTCCACATGCCGCCGCCTTTTCATGACGGCATGGATTTCGGCCCGTACGGCCAGAGCGCAACGGTGACGGAAATGGCCCGGGACGTCACGGCTTTTCTGGTCTGGAGCGCCTGGCCGCATGCGCGTGCGCGACTGCTGGCCGGCTATGGGGTCCTGGCCTATCTTGCTGTGCTGACAGCCATCATGGCCGGGCTGACCTGCCTGATCTGGCGGTGCCCGCCTTTCGGCGGGGAAGAAACACAGCCAGGCAGGAGACAGGACCATGAATGAGCATGAGCCCCCGTCAGTGACCGTGTTCTTTTCCTCCCAGAATGAGACAGGCATGCGGGAAGGACGGCGTTTCATTGAAAAGTCCCTGCGCCGTGCGCTGGATGAACTCGCTGCAGAACGCAGGCAGGCTTTTCTCCTTCTGACGGTTTCGCCCCCGGGAGAGCCCGAGCCAGGTCCCTCCAATTCCACTGATCGGCCTGGAGAGAGCAAGCCTGAGCCCTCCGCCACCCGATCGGCAGAACAGACAGCGCTGACACGTCACTACGCCCGGCTTGAAGAAGCGGCCCTGGTAGTGGCAGACCTGACAGCCGTTGCCCATACCCGCAACGGTCGCAAGGTGCCGAGCCCCGAAGTCATGCGCGATCTCGGCTGGGCGCTCGCGCGTCTCGGACCTGAAAAGGTCATCACCGTCGCGCATGCGGCCAAAGAAAGCGCCATCCGTGCTGAACTGACCTACACGATCACCAGTGCAGCGGATGCCCAGGCGGCCTTTCAGGAACTGACCCGCGCCTTTCGCCAGGCCTTGGAGAACCGGCTCAGCTAGGAGACCGGTTCGCGGGTCTGCGAAACACGCAGGCCTGCCTGGAAGGATCAGGGCGCCGGATTGGCATTGAGCTGGTGAATGGCGTCAATGCGCTCGAGAAGCTCAGGCGTGATGGTGACATCCAGAGAGCCGAGAATCACTTCCAGCTGTGCCAGGCTGGTGGCCCCGATGATGTTGGAAGTTACGAAAGGCCGCGACGTCACAAAAGCCACGGCCAGCTGCACCGGATCAATGCCGACTTCACGCGCCAGGGCCAGGTAAGCCTCAATGGCCGTGTCAACGCCTGGCTTTTCATAACGGTTGCCGCGGTTGAAGAGCGTCGTGCGCGCACCAGGCGGGCGGGCGCCGTTGAGGTATTTCCCTGTCAGATAGCCCTGCCCCAGCGGGGAATAAGCCAGCAGACCGACCTGCTCCCGCATTGCAAACTCGGCCAGGCCGATCTCGAAGGTCCGGTTGAGCAGATTGTAGGCATTCTGGATCGACACCACCCGCGGCAGATGCGCCCGTTCACTTTCCAGCAGGAACTGAGATACCCCCCAGGCGGTTTCATTGGAGAGACCGATATGGCGGATCTTGCCTTCCTGCACCAGCTCGCCCAGAACGCCCAGAGTTTCAGCGATAGGCACTTCATCTGCCAGTTCCGCAGGCGTGGGGGCACGGTAGGTCGTTCCCCCCTCGCCGAAAAGCTGGAGCGGGCGGTCAGGCCAGTGCAGCTGGTAGAGATCGATGTAATCCGTTTGCAGGCGGCGGAGGGAATTTTCCAGGGCGTAACGGATCTGCTCTGGCCGCAGACGCGCGCCCTTGTCCATGCTGTCAGGCCGGAACCAGGGGTTGACACTGCGCCCGACCACCTTGGTGGCCAGGATGATTCGCTCCCGGTTGCCACGCGCCTTGAGCCAGCTGCCGACAATCGTCTCGGTAGCGCCGTAGGTTTCGGCACGCGGCGGGATGGAATAAAGCTCGGCCGTATCAATGAAGTTGATACCCCTGCTGACAGCCATGTCGAGCTGGGCATGACCCTCGGCTTCCGTGTTCTGCTGGCCGAAGGTCATGGTGCCGAGACACAGGGCGCTGACCTTCACATCCGTGCGGCCAAGGCGGCGATAAGGCATTTTCGGAAAAGCGCTTTCCAGGGATGTCATGGAGTCCTCCGGGAGTGAGTGCCTGCAGGCAGGGAATGAGAGTGCAGGAAGACCATAGCAAAAATTGCCCGGGAAGGCTGCCAGAGACCCGGCCGGGCTTGACCGGCGGCTGAAGCTGGGCCAGATGCGGGGCTCGCCGGCCTGTTTTCCCGTCTGGATCCCATGAAGAACCTTTCTGCCATTCTTGCCCTTTCGCTCACCGCCGGTCTCATGGTCGGCGCCGAGTATCTGCCGATGCCCCTGCTGACCTCCATGGCCGCCACGCTGCATGTCAGCGCCGGCACATGCGGGCAGTCAATCAGCGTTTCCTCCATTTTCGCCATCATCGCCTCGCTCTGCGCCCCAGCCCTGGCCTCCCTGATGAACATGCGGCGCCTTCTGGTCTCGCTGGCCCTGCTGCTGACGGCTTCGTTGCTCGTCGGCGCCATGGCCAGCGAGCTCTACCTGCTCATGGCCTCGCGCGCGCTGCTGGGTGTGGCAGTGGGGGCTTTCTGGAGTCTGGCCACTTCACTGGTGATGCGCATGTTTCCGCGCGAGCAGGTGGGGCATGCCCTTTCTTTCATCTATACCGGCAACGCCCTGGCGGTTTCACTGCTGCCGGCCCTGGCCTCTTATCTCGGCACCTTGCTGGGCTGGCGGGAAGTTTTCGCCCTTTTCGCCATCCCCCTGCTTGGCGCCACGCTCTGGCTGGCCCTGGCCGTCCCCGCCCTGCCGGCCGTCAGGCCCAGTCAGGGCACGTCGATTGTCAGCGTGCTCCGCCGGCCGCTGGTCCGCTGGGGCATCACAGGCTTCATGCTGGCCTTCTGCGGCATGTTCGAAGTCATGACCTACTGGCGCCCGATCCTGCAGGACACTGTCCATGCCAAACCCTGGCAGATCTCGGCGGCTTATTTCGCGCTCGGCGTGTCGGCCTTCTGCGGCACGGCAGTAGCCAACTGGCTAGTCCGCAAGCTGACGCTCTACCGCACGCGCGTCGTTCTGCCAGCAGCCCTGGCAGTGGTAACCCTGGCCTTCCTGTGGGCTGACCGCTCCTTTGGCACTCTGATCGGCCTGATGCTGGTCTGGGGCGCTATCCAGAGCATCATTCCCATCACGGCCAGCCTCTGGGTGGCTGATGACATCGCCGATGCGCCGGAAGCGGCAGGCGGGCTAATGAATGCCTGCATCCAGGGCTCCATTCTTACAGGCGCCTTCATCGGCGGGGCCATGCTTGACCACTGGGGCGGAACAGGCGTCATCGTGGCCTCGGCCGTCATTCTCGTGCTCTGCGCGCTGGTCTTCGCCCGCGAGCTTATCTGCCGGCCTGCCCCCGCTTCCCCCTCCTGAACCACCTGTCCTTTCAAGCACCCTTTTGCAGCTTGGAAGAGTCAGGCTGCTGGTCTCACGCGCCGGAGGATGGTAAAGGCGGGAAACAGATCCGGTTTCCGGTGCCGCTTTCCTGTGGGAAAGCCGCGCTGCTCAGGGAGAACACCATGTCTGCAAAGCTCTATCCGGTCCTGGAAAGCACTGGCCGGCAGGCGCTGATCGATCGCAAAACCTACCAGGACTGGTACCGCGAAAGCCTGGAAGACCCCGATGCCTTCTGGGGGCGACATGGCAGACGGATCGACTGGTTCACTCCCTACACCAAGGTCAAGAACACCGATTTCACCAATGATGTCACCATCAGGTGGTATGAAGACGGCGTCACCAACGCTGCCTATAACTGCCTTGACCGTCACCTGCCGGCACGCGCCGGGCAGACGGCCATCCTGTGGGAAAGCGACGACGGCGCTGAAGTGCGGCGGCTGACCTACGATGATCTGCATGAACAGGTCTGCCGCATGGCAAATGTGCTGAAGAAGCACGGTGTCCGCAAAGGCGACCGCGTGAGCATCTACATGCCGATGGTGCCTGAAGTCACTGTCGCCATGCTGGCCTGTGCCCGCATCGGTGCTGTTCATTCCGTCGTGTTCAGCGGTTTCTCGCCTGAGGCGCTGGCCAGCCGCATCATTGACTGTGACTCGCACTTTCTCATCACCTGTGATGAGGGATTACGGGGCGGCCGCACAATTGCGCTCAAGAACAATGCCGACAAAGCAATCGACATCGCCGCAGCAGGCGGGGTCGAAGTGGAGAAAACCTTCGTCGTGCAGCGCACGGGCGGCCCCACCGGATGGAAGCCCGGGCGTGATCTCTGGGTGCATGAAGAAAGCGCCACCGTTTCAGCCGACTGCCCGCCTGAGCCGATGAATGCGGAAGACCCGCTTTTCATCCTCTATACCTCGGGCTCCACCGGCGCGCCCAAGGGCGTGGTCCACACGACAGGGGGCTATCTCGTCTATGCCTCCATGACGCATGAATACGTGTTCGACACACATGAAGGCGATGTCTACTGGTGCATGGGCGATGTGGGCTGGATCACCGGTCATTCCTATATCGTCTACGGCCCCCTGGCCAACGGCACCACCACCGTCATGTTCGAAGGCGTGCCGACCTATCCCCATGCCGGTCGCGTCTGGGAGATGATCAACCGCCACGGGGTCAATTCTTTCTACACCGCCCCCACCGCCATCCGCGCGCTGATGGGCACTGGCCACACGCCGCCCGACATGCCTGCACTACGCCTTCTGGCTTCGGTGGGAGAGCCGATCAATCCTGAAGCCTGGGAATGGTATTACCACGCTGTCGGCAAGGGACGTGCGCCCATCATGGATACCTGGTGGCAGACTGAGGCAGGGGGCATTCTCATCACCCCCCTGCCCGGCGTTACAGACCTCAAGCCCGGCTCCGCCACGCGTCCCTTTTTCGGGATCCGCCCTGAGCTCGTGGATGCTGAAGGCCAGGTGCTGGAAGGAGCGACTGCCGGCAATCTGTGCCTGGCCGACAGCTGGCCCGGCCAGATGCGCACCATCCACGGCAACCATCAGCGTTTCGTGGATGAATATTTCCGGGTCTATCCCGGTAAATACTTCACGGGCGACGGTTGCCGACGTGACAATGACGGCGATTACTGGATCACCGGACGGGTCGATGACGTGCTGAATATTTCCGGCCACCGTCTCGGTACCGCTGAAATCGAAGCCGCCCTTGACGCTCACCCCCTGGTCGCAGAGGCCGCCGTGGTGGGTTACCCGCATCCGCTGAAAGGTCAGGGGATCTACTGCTATGTCACTCTCATGGCCAGCCCTGAAACAGCCGCACAGCGCCAGGATGAGGACACATTGCGGCGCGAACTGGTGCAACAGGTCCGGCGTGAGATCGGCCCCATTGCTTCCCCTGATCACATCCAGTTCGCCCCTGACCTGCCCAAGACCCGCTCAGGCAAGATCATGCGCCGACTCCTGCGCAAGATCGCCGAGGACGAACTGGACTCCCTGGGGGACACCACAACCCTGGCTGACCCAAGTGTCGTTGACGACCTGATCGCCAATCGGCAGAACAGACGCAAAGCCGGTTGAAACACGACCGGAGAAAGGCGCTTTTCTTGGCCTGTCCCTGCCAGGGGTGCCGGCTTCTTCAGCACAGGTTGGTTGCATCATGTCCTATGTGCTTAACGGCTTCCTGCTCCTCCTGGGG is a genomic window containing:
- a CDS encoding cytochrome c1 — protein: MAERLAAVPSAARGAVIFQHVCSACHGLDRLQYADLLPLLEQAERADSTNAQKAHENAYRDLLSWAATRHATLASPIASPYPDPAAAKAANGGDMPPDLSVIVRTIRGGPAYVQAMLEGYRPPPPGLKLGPATYYNPVALTHHHRFHMPPPFHDGMDFGPYGQSATVTEMARDVTAFLVWSAWPHARARLLAGYGVLAYLAVLTAIMAGLTCLIWRCPPFGGEETQPGRRQDHE
- a CDS encoding aldo/keto reductase encodes the protein MPYRRLGRTDVKVSALCLGTMTFGQQNTEAEGHAQLDMAVSRGINFIDTAELYSIPPRAETYGATETIVGSWLKARGNRERIILATKVVGRSVNPWFRPDSMDKGARLRPEQIRYALENSLRRLQTDYIDLYQLHWPDRPLQLFGEGGTTYRAPTPAELADEVPIAETLGVLGELVQEGKIRHIGLSNETAWGVSQFLLESERAHLPRVVSIQNAYNLLNRTFEIGLAEFAMREQVGLLAYSPLGQGYLTGKYLNGARPPGARTTLFNRGNRYEKPGVDTAIEAYLALAREVGIDPVQLAVAFVTSRPFVTSNIIGATSLAQLEVILGSLDVTITPELLERIDAIHQLNANPAP
- a CDS encoding MFS transporter, which encodes MKNLSAILALSLTAGLMVGAEYLPMPLLTSMAATLHVSAGTCGQSISVSSIFAIIASLCAPALASLMNMRRLLVSLALLLTASLLVGAMASELYLLMASRALLGVAVGAFWSLATSLVMRMFPREQVGHALSFIYTGNALAVSLLPALASYLGTLLGWREVFALFAIPLLGATLWLALAVPALPAVRPSQGTSIVSVLRRPLVRWGITGFMLAFCGMFEVMTYWRPILQDTVHAKPWQISAAYFALGVSAFCGTAVANWLVRKLTLYRTRVVLPAALAVVTLAFLWADRSFGTLIGLMLVWGAIQSIIPITASLWVADDIADAPEAAGGLMNACIQGSILTGAFIGGAMLDHWGGTGVIVASAVILVLCALVFARELICRPAPASPS
- the acs gene encoding acetate--CoA ligase; the protein is MSAKLYPVLESTGRQALIDRKTYQDWYRESLEDPDAFWGRHGRRIDWFTPYTKVKNTDFTNDVTIRWYEDGVTNAAYNCLDRHLPARAGQTAILWESDDGAEVRRLTYDDLHEQVCRMANVLKKHGVRKGDRVSIYMPMVPEVTVAMLACARIGAVHSVVFSGFSPEALASRIIDCDSHFLITCDEGLRGGRTIALKNNADKAIDIAAAGGVEVEKTFVVQRTGGPTGWKPGRDLWVHEESATVSADCPPEPMNAEDPLFILYTSGSTGAPKGVVHTTGGYLVYASMTHEYVFDTHEGDVYWCMGDVGWITGHSYIVYGPLANGTTTVMFEGVPTYPHAGRVWEMINRHGVNSFYTAPTAIRALMGTGHTPPDMPALRLLASVGEPINPEAWEWYYHAVGKGRAPIMDTWWQTEAGGILITPLPGVTDLKPGSATRPFFGIRPELVDAEGQVLEGATAGNLCLADSWPGQMRTIHGNHQRFVDEYFRVYPGKYFTGDGCRRDNDGDYWITGRVDDVLNISGHRLGTAEIEAALDAHPLVAEAAVVGYPHPLKGQGIYCYVTLMASPETAAQRQDEDTLRRELVQQVRREIGPIASPDHIQFAPDLPKTRSGKIMRRLLRKIAEDELDSLGDTTTLADPSVVDDLIANRQNRRKAG